The genomic interval ATATATGCTGCAGTAACCCGCCGCACTTTAGACGATAAGAATCCTGCCGGATGGGTGCCTGAACAAAAAATAAGTGTGGAAGAAGCCTTGCATGCCTATACTACCAGTGCTGCATTTGCAGGTTATGCAGAAAAACAAACCGGAAACCTGGAAGCTGGCAAACTGGCTGACTTTGTCCTTATCGACCGTGATCTAACCCGAATTCCTCCGGAACAGATACGGGAAGCTAAAATAATGCTGACAGTAGTGGGAGGAAAAGTGGTGTTTGATGCAGGAAAAATCACAACGCCTGCAGATGCTAATGAATAAAAGCTCAAATACTATCAGTAAACGGTCTCATTTCCGGATTCTTCCTTTGCATTATGACCGAAAATCCTAAATTTGAATCGAAACATAATCTGGCTTGATTTGTTTTGTTGCTGACCATCTACATAATTCTCCTAGCTCATGGATAAAATACTGCTGATTATACAACGTGAATACCTGGTACGTGTCAAGAAAAAGTCCTTTATCATTATGACTTTTCTGGGGCCTTTGCTCATAGGAGGGATATGGGGGGTATCGATCTGGCTATCGGTAAAGGATGATGAAAACAGAGTGATTGAGGTAATAGATGAAAGTGGCTTATTTTCTAATGCCTACGACAGCAAAGGGAACCTGACTTTTATTCCGGCAGGCACATCCCTTGAGCAAGCCAAACAGGATGTACGGGATGAAAGATATTATGCCTTGTTGTATATTCCTAAAATTGACATTGAAAACCCGGAAGGAATAAAATTGTACTCTAAAAAAGGCCTTAGTATAAGTGTAGAAGGAGCTGTAGAAAATAAGCTTAAAAAAGAGATTGAAGACAAAAAGCTGATACGAGCCGGAATTGATAAACAGATACTTGAAAAAATAGATACTGATGTATCCGTAAGTACGCTCAACCTGAGTGAAGGCGAAGGAGAAGAAGGCAGTAGTGCCGGAGTATCGTATATTGTTGGATTTGCCAGTGCGTTCATTATTTATTTATCTATTTTTATTTATGGCGTACAGGTAATGAGAGGAGTGATTGAGGAAAAAACCAACCGGATTATCGAGGTGATCATCTCTTCTGTCAAACCTTTTCAATTGATGCTGGGAAAAATCATTGGTATTGCTTTCGTGGGGCTCACCCAATTTCTGCTATGGATTATATTTGGGTTTATTGTCAGTTCGCTGGTCTTTTCAATTTCTGGCGCAGATAAACTCGCCGAACAGCAGGCTCAAACTCAGCTGGAACAACAGATTCCCAATACCATGAATAAAGCTAAACTGAACAGTGAAATTCAGGCAGCCCTGTCTACCATCAACTTTCCGCTCATTTTCGCTACTTTTTTGTTCTATTTTCTGGGAGGATATCTAATATATAGTGCCTTATTTGCTGCCGTTGGTGCAGCCTCAGATAGTGACACGGACGCTCAGCAATTTATGATGCCCATAACAATCCCACTGATTTTATCTTTTGTGCTGGCACAGGGTATCATCCGCGACCCGGATGGCTCACTGGCTTTCTGGCTTTCCATGATTCCGCTTACCTCCCCTATTATTATGATGGTACGGATTCCTTTCCATCCGCCTGTGTGGCAGATATTGCTTTCTATGAGCTTGCTTCTGCTTGGCTTTCTGGGGATTGTATGGATAGCAGCCCGTATTTACCGGGTAGGTATCCTGATGTATGGCAAAAAGGTAACCTATAAAGAATTAGGCAGGTGGCTATTCTACAAGTCATAAAAGCAAAAGGAAGGTTGTAAGAAGCCTTCCTTTTGCTTTTATAAAATAAACATGAGCTGCATTTCCTTGCAGAGCTATATATCTGCTACAGAATTCTGATTTACTTTCTCTTCTTCCGATTCTTTTTCAGCAAAAAACCTCCGTTGCATAATCAGAATAACCGCTACTCCTACAAAAATAGAAGCATCTGCCACATTGAAAATAGGCCATAAAGAATAGAACTCTCCCCCTATTACCGGAATCCATTCTGGCAGAATTCCTTCCCACACATCCAGGTAGAACATATCTATTACCTGTCCATGAAACCAGGGAGTTGGTGAATCTGCCGGCGCATTATGCAGAAATACCCCATAAAACGTACTGTCTATTACATTGCCGATAGCACCTCCGAGTATTAATGCTGTACACCACAACAAACCTTCATGAACGCCTTTTTTAACCAGTATGCGCAGATATAAGGCAATTCCCACCATAGCTGCCAGGCGGAATAAACTTAATACCAGCTTTCCGTATTCAGAACCAATTTGCAGGCCGAATGCCATTCCTGGATTAAGTGTATAATGGAGTTTAAACCAATCACCGAAAATAGGTATCTGGCCAATAGAACCAAGTTCCATATTAAAATGAACCAGCATTTTTACTGTCTGGTCCAGCAAAATCACTCCTAAGCTTAGCAGATAATATTTATAATACTTCATTTATTAATATCAAATAGACCTCACTTTTCAAAAATAAGGATTAAATCTGTAGTATAAAAAAAACTTAATGTCAATACAAAATTATCTTTCCCTTAGCAAATGGCCGGACATTCTGGTAGAATACATAGTTTTCCGCAAAGCATAGAAACTTAACCTAGGTTTTTAAAGTTCTAAAATAGAGAATTATGTATATTTGTAACGTATTTAAGAATTTTTATGGCAACTATATTATTAACAATCGGTATTCTGGCCTTGTTTTTTATTGGCTTATCGGTAAGACTGATATTTTTAAAGGATGGCGAATTTAAAGGTACCTGTGCCTCACAGAGCCCTGAGCTTCTGGCAAAAGGGGTTGACTGTGCCTGTGGAAAAAAGGTTGGTGAATGCCAGACTATACCTGTAAAGCAGGTTGGGGTTCATTCCTAATACAGCTACAAGAGATGTATGCACAACAACTTTTGCATTTTTACACATTTTGCTCAAATAAATAATCACGAGTGTCATTAATTAAATCAATTTCTGGAATTAGGGGAACCATTGGAGGTAAGCCAGGCGAATCGCTCACACCTTTGGATATTGTAAAGTTTACGGCTGCTTATGGAGCCTGGATTAAAGCGCATACAATTATTCAGACAACGGAAGCTCCCAAAGTTATTATAGGCCGTGATGCCAGAATTTCGGGTAGTATGGTAACCAGGCTGGTGGCTGCTACACTCCAGAGCGTTGGCATTGATGTAGTGGATATTGGCTTGTCTACTACGCCTACTGTAGAACTTGCCGTAACTGCCGAGAAAGCTTCAGGTGGTATCATTATTACAGCCAGCCATAACCCGGTTCAGTGGAATGCACTTAAACTTTTAAATGGGGATGGAGAATTTATTTCGGCGGCAGATGGAGAAGAAATCCTTAGCATTGCTGAAAATGAGACCTTTGAATTTGTAGAGGTAAAAAAGCTGGGGAAATATTTTACCGACGACACGTACCTGCAAAAACACATAGATGCCATCTTGCAACTTCCGCTGGTAAACCGGGAAGCCATTGCTGCTAAACAGTTTTATATTATGGTAGATGCCATTAATTCTACCGGTGGTGTGGTGGTGCCTATGTTATTGAAAGCATTAGGGGTAAAAAAAATTACTTTACTAAATGGAGAGCCTACCGGAAACTTTGCGCATAACCCAGAACCGTTGCCAGAAAACTTGCTTCAAATATCCGGAGAAATTCAGAGAAGCCGCTTTGACCTCGGAATTGTAGTAGACCCGGATGTAGACCGGCTGGCTTTTGTGTGTGAAGATGGTAGTATGTTTGGTGAAGAATATACCCTGGTTGCCGTAGCAGATTATATATTGAAACATAAAACCGGTAATACGGTATCCAATCTATCTTCGACCAGAGCTTTACGGGATGTAACTGAAAAAGCAGGAGGCACTTATTTTGCTTCTGCTGTGGGTGAGGTGAACGTAGTAACAGCGATGAAAGAAAATAAGGCTGTAATAGGTGGAGAAGGGAATGGAGGAATTATTTATCCTGATTTACATTTTGGCCGGGATGCCCTGGTAGGTATTGCTTTATTTTTGAGCCATCTGGCTGTTTCGGGTCATTCTATTTCCAGACTTCGTTCTGTGTATCCCAATTATTATATCTCTAAAAATAAAATTGAACTTACGCCCGAAATAGATGTAAATGAAGTATTAGAAACTATTCAGAAGAAATACGAGAAAAATCCTATTAACACAGTAGATGGCGTGAAAATAGAGTTCGAGAAAGAATGGGTACACCTTCGTAAATCCAACACGGAGCCCATTATCCGGATATACTCAGAATCTGCGACCCAGGCTACAGCTGAGTATTTAGCCAATAAAATTATTACCGATATAAAAGAGATTGTTTCTCAGAAAATCCGGGCTTAGTTTCCTTTTCAAATTAGTAAACTTACATTATATTAAGATTGCACTATATCAGTTAGCTGTATAAGCTGGCTGATTTTTGGGCCGTTTTTCAGCAGGGCAGAAATATATTTAAATTGTTATTTACCAGTGCATAGTCTTCCTATTTTTACACCTCTAATCTGTAATTCTACCTATGCGAATCTATTTAGATAATGCGGCTACTACCCCTCTGGATAAAGAAGTATTTGACACTATGGCTCCCCTGATGCTGGAAAACTTTGGCAACCCTTCTTCCATTCATTCGCATGGCCGGGAAGCTAGAACAGCCATTGAAAAAGCCAGGAAAACCATTGCCGCTTTACTAAATACTTCCCCTTCAGAACTATTTTTTACGTCAGGTGGTACAGAAGCCGATAATACGGCCATCCGCTGCTCAGTTGAAGCTTACAATATAAAACATGCCATTACCTCTCCTATTGAGCACCATGCGGTATTGCATACGCTGGAAGAACTGGAGAAAAAAGGACTAATAGAAGTCCACTTTGTCCGGCTGGATGAAAAAGGACATCTGGATTTGAATCATCTGTCGGAATTACTGGCCAATTATCCTGGCTCATTGGTGTCGCTCATGCATGCCAACAATGAAATAGGAAACCTGGCAAACATTCAAACTATTGGACAATTATGTAAGGAACACAGTGCCATCTTTCATTCAGATACCGTACAAACGGTGGGGCATTATAAGCACAACTTACAGGAGCTGAAACTTAATTTTATGGTGGGTGCCGCTCATAAATTTCATGGACCCAAAGGCGTTGGCTTTTTATATATAAATAATGCCTCAAAAATACATCCTTTTATTACCGGAGGCGCACAGGAAAGAAATATGCGGGGAGGTACTGAAAATGTGTATGGCATTGTGGGTTTAGCCAAAGCGTTAGAAATTGCCTATAGAGATATGGCCGAACATCAGGCGTATATCCAAAGTCTGAAATCCAGAATGATTGAAAAGCTAAAAACGGCGATAGAAGATGTTGCTTTTAATGGCGATTGCGAAAACCCGGAACGTAGTTTATATACTGTACTAAACGTTAGCCTGCCACCATCCGACCTGAGCGATATGCTGCTTTTCAACCTGGATAT from Rhodocytophaga rosea carries:
- a CDS encoding ABC transporter permease, with protein sequence MDKILLIIQREYLVRVKKKSFIIMTFLGPLLIGGIWGVSIWLSVKDDENRVIEVIDESGLFSNAYDSKGNLTFIPAGTSLEQAKQDVRDERYYALLYIPKIDIENPEGIKLYSKKGLSISVEGAVENKLKKEIEDKKLIRAGIDKQILEKIDTDVSVSTLNLSEGEGEEGSSAGVSYIVGFASAFIIYLSIFIYGVQVMRGVIEEKTNRIIEVIISSVKPFQLMLGKIIGIAFVGLTQFLLWIIFGFIVSSLVFSISGADKLAEQQAQTQLEQQIPNTMNKAKLNSEIQAALSTINFPLIFATFLFYFLGGYLIYSALFAAVGAASDSDTDAQQFMMPITIPLILSFVLAQGIIRDPDGSLAFWLSMIPLTSPIIMMVRIPFHPPVWQILLSMSLLLLGFLGIVWIAARIYRVGILMYGKKVTYKELGRWLFYKS
- a CDS encoding lipoprotein signal peptidase; protein product: MKYYKYYLLSLGVILLDQTVKMLVHFNMELGSIGQIPIFGDWFKLHYTLNPGMAFGLQIGSEYGKLVLSLFRLAAMVGIALYLRILVKKGVHEGLLWCTALILGGAIGNVIDSTFYGVFLHNAPADSPTPWFHGQVIDMFYLDVWEGILPEWIPVIGGEFYSLWPIFNVADASIFVGVAVILIMQRRFFAEKESEEEKVNQNSVADI
- the glmM gene encoding phosphoglucosamine mutase, giving the protein MSLIKSISGIRGTIGGKPGESLTPLDIVKFTAAYGAWIKAHTIIQTTEAPKVIIGRDARISGSMVTRLVAATLQSVGIDVVDIGLSTTPTVELAVTAEKASGGIIITASHNPVQWNALKLLNGDGEFISAADGEEILSIAENETFEFVEVKKLGKYFTDDTYLQKHIDAILQLPLVNREAIAAKQFYIMVDAINSTGGVVVPMLLKALGVKKITLLNGEPTGNFAHNPEPLPENLLQISGEIQRSRFDLGIVVDPDVDRLAFVCEDGSMFGEEYTLVAVADYILKHKTGNTVSNLSSTRALRDVTEKAGGTYFASAVGEVNVVTAMKENKAVIGGEGNGGIIYPDLHFGRDALVGIALFLSHLAVSGHSISRLRSVYPNYYISKNKIELTPEIDVNEVLETIQKKYEKNPINTVDGVKIEFEKEWVHLRKSNTEPIIRIYSESATQATAEYLANKIITDIKEIVSQKIRA
- a CDS encoding cysteine desulfurase family protein; this translates as MRIYLDNAATTPLDKEVFDTMAPLMLENFGNPSSIHSHGREARTAIEKARKTIAALLNTSPSELFFTSGGTEADNTAIRCSVEAYNIKHAITSPIEHHAVLHTLEELEKKGLIEVHFVRLDEKGHLDLNHLSELLANYPGSLVSLMHANNEIGNLANIQTIGQLCKEHSAIFHSDTVQTVGHYKHNLQELKLNFMVGAAHKFHGPKGVGFLYINNASKIHPFITGGAQERNMRGGTENVYGIVGLAKALEIAYRDMAEHQAYIQSLKSRMIEKLKTAIEDVAFNGDCENPERSLYTVLNVSLPPSDLSDMLLFNLDIHKISASGGSACSSGSNIGSHVLQALNVNPDRPSVRFSFSKYNTPQEIDHTVDILAEMYKKTLVPNR